The segment CTCTGATGTTATTTATTAAAAATGGTGTATCACCTGTTTTGGACATTTGGTTAACAATCATCTCCTCGGTTACCGGCTTATTTATGGCATCATCAAATTTACGTTCTGACTTATATCCAAAGCTAATAATCCTGTCATTTACCTTGAAGCTGGCATTAACGGTCATTTGCCTTTTTTTGTTGCATGAAATGTCCAGCGATATAGGAATGCTCGGATTTATCCTTTCCTGTGCGTACTGCTTTTGTTTATCATGCAATGTTTTGGAATAACTGATATATACCTCAGAACCTACACGAATATCACGTGTTGTATCGATGAGGATATGTTTGTCATCCTGTTGGATAATCTTATCCAAATAGATGCCCCTTATGTGGTTGTTGTGTTTAAAACCAATACCATCACCCTTAACGAGGGTAGGATGATTTTCATTTTCAAATTCAATATCAACAAGGGTATCCTCGATGGACTTGATTTTACCAAGATATAATCCTTGATGGAACGAACTTTCCCTGCCCATGACCTCTCCCGGTGTGTCATGCATTATATAACCGTTGGTATAATAACGATTAAATGTCAAATCAAGCTCTTCCTGTAGCGATTTGATAAGTTGGCTGTTGTCCTCATTATTCATATTGTCAATCATTGTCCTATAAGCATGTACAACGCATGCAACATAATCCTCAGACTTTAATCTGCCTTCAATCTTAAGGGAAATGATGCCTGCATCAGATATTTCCTTCACGTGTTTGAATGTGGCCAGATCATGTGTGGAGATTAAACAGCCGTTATTGATTCTGTAATTTTTATATCTTAACTTATACATTGATCTGCACGGCTGTGCACAGGCACCCCTATTGGCACTACGTCCTGATATGAACGATGACATATAACAGTCTCCGGATATGCAGTAGCATAATGAGCCATGACCGAAGACTTCCAGGTCCATCTTGATTTTATCCTTTTTTAATCTATTGTTAATGCTACTTATTTCATCAATTTCCATCTCACGAGGTAAAATAACCCTTTTGATTCCTTCATCCTTGGCCCATAGTATGCTGTTATAATCACGTAGGGTCATCTGTGTAGATGAATGAACCTCCATTTCGGGAATGTACTTGTTTAACAGATATACAAGTCCGATGTCCTGTACAATAACGGCATCGACACCTATTCTATATAGGAATTGGACATATTTAAGAACTTCCAGGATTTCTCCACTATTAAATAGTGTATTAACGGTAACATGGATGCTTGCACCATTAAGATGGGCATAACGAACAGCCTTTTCAATTTCTTCCGACGTGAAATTTTGAGCAAATGCTCTGGCACCATATCTATGTCCTGCTATGTAAACAGCATCTGCACCAGCATTGATTGCCACAACCAATATGTCATAACTACCTGCAGGTGCTAATAATTCTCTTAAAACCATTTAAATTTTACCCCTTGTCGATTGATTTAGAAAAAAATAAGTATTATTCATAAAAAAGTATATATTATAACTATATATGTATCTGATAATTAAAAATAATTATTATTCAACAATTTACTGACAAGGAATAAAAAGAATGATATCACAACCGTATGACTTGATAGTGCCATATCTATACACAATATTTGAAATAGTTCTTGCAATAGCCATACCCTTAATAATCATGAAGATTATTGTCAAGGCCCTATTGAAATATGATGATGCAGACAATAATGAAAAGGTACTGGTTAAAAAAATAATATCCATTATTCATTATCTAACTGTGGTAATAATACTTGTTTCAATCTTATCTGTATTGGGTATAGATTTGCAGAGTTTGATTCTTAGTTTAGGACTGGCAAGTGTAGCAGTCAGTCTTGCTGCGAAGGATACATTGTCCAATATTATTTCGGGCGTTATAATAATTCTTGAAAAGAAATTCAAGGTTGGCGACTTGATAGAAATAGATGGAAAAGTGGGAAAGGTAACAAGGATAGGCCTTAAATCTGTTGAATTGGAATATAAAACCAAGTATATTTCAGTGCCCAATGTGGTATTCAGTACGAAGTCATTTATAAACTTTACAAAGTATGGCGTATACGCCGAATCATTCCAGGTAAATCTTAGAAATGACTATGAATTAGAAGAAAAAATACATGAAATCGAAAATATACTTGATAATAATCCGTTAATACTAAAGGAACCGAAATATCTGATATTGCCTAAGAATATTACGGCGTATGGGGTTGATGTTACCGTTAAATTTTACGTAAATGATCCTATTAAAAACAATATTATTAAAGCCAAGTTAATCAGGGAAATTAAACAGAAAGTGGTAATCGAGAATATAGACTGACTTTGTAGTTTCAGATTATATATAAAAAAGTAATATCTATTCTATTATAAAAAAAGTGGGTTATTGAAGGTATTCCTTCAATAATTTAATTTCCAGTTACAGGTTCTGCAACATAGACTGTAATGTCTAGCTCATCTGTTAGGAATTCTTTAATATCATTACCGAATGCTATAAATTCATCCGTTTTCATGTGTTTTTCCAAAGCTTCTTTTGACTCCCATTTTTCAACGAAAGTTAGGGAATCATCCAAAACATCTTTGAATAAGTTATAGGATATGTTTCCTTCATGTTCTCTTGATGCTAGGATTAATTTTTCTGCTTCACTTACAATATCGTCTATTTTGTCTTTTTTTGCTTTTAATGATGCGTTTACGATTATCATTTTTAAACTCCAATATTTCATTTAAATTTATGTTTATAATTATGGCTTAGATAATATTTAAACTTAACAGTTTTTTAACATTTTTAAAGGATTTTTGATGAAATATTTCTCAAAAGTTAAATATTGGAATTATTAATGGAGTTTTGTCTTAATATGTTCTTCCAATAATCATTTAATGCACATGGTTTAACTTATTAGATAATTGAAAAAAAGTTCTGATAAAAATCGTGCCGTATATGAAAAAAGGGGAAATCATATACAGCACGGGGGATTAATAAAATATTTTAATTTTTATTGTAATATTGTTTAGTATAAATCATTATATTATACTAATTGTCCTCCGTTTTTTAATTGAGATATATAATAGGGGGTTATGTGGGTAAATGCATTGCATTTACCTATAATTAAATTTGTTAATTCCCACGATTTTTCTGCTTCCTAGTAGAATATTATTACCTGAATAGCATACGATTATACAATCGATATGGCTGGTAGGAATATTCGGATAGGTGAATGATATTTCACCATTGGAAACATCCAATGCGGGGGATACTGTTTTTCTGTTTATTTTTACAATGGCTTTGCCGCCATATGCACTTTCATTATTTGATTTTCTGTAAATTCGAGCATATACCGTAAAGTTTTGTCTTCTGATGAATGTTGTATTGGTTATATCAATGTCTGATTCTTCTTTTTCAAGTGTAATCGTTGAATAGTTTCTGTTGGAGTGATATAGGTTGTTTTCACCGTATACCAGTGATAGGTTATACTTCGGTCCTCTGTAGTTGGATGGAATAACATAATCTTCAAGTATGGCAACTCCATTTCTTACATGGATGGTCTGTCTGATTGTTATTCCGTTAATCTTAAACCTGGCGATTCCCATATCAACCTTTTGGTTTCGTTCATCAGTTATTGTTGCTTTTAAAGTTATCCTGTCATTTGGGAAACCTGTTACTTCATACACAACAGAGTAAACATTCAATTTAAGGATATTTATTGAGGATGTACCTGATAAAACACTCTCAAGACCCTTCTTGTATAGTTTAACTTCCAGTGTGTAGTTTCTTTTTTTCCAGTTGGATGGAATTATAAAATCCTTTAAACAAATGTCTGATCCGTCGGTTATTATCTGATAATTGATGATTGTTAGATTATTTACCTTAAATATGATGGTTGAATTGTCCAATGAATTCATATTGGTAGTGTGGGCTGTCAGGTTAATGCTATCATTTACGTGTACATAGACCTTATCAACAATCAGTTCTGGTTTTTTTATATCAAATTCATAACTCTTATGTTTTGTAAGGTTAAATACTTCATCATGTATGGTGAGAGTCATGTTGTATTTACCTGTCTTGTTAATTATCGAGTCATAATTAACGTTTATGATTTCATTACTATTTATCGGATTAATGATATTGTTGTAGACAATGATTCCAGCCATGGTGATTGTCACATTAATGTTTCCACTTTTTCCGCTTCCATTGTTTGCAATGCTAATATTTAATCTCAACTTATCTGCTATGCTTATGTTTTCACAATTGTCTGATACGTTCATGTAGAGTGCAGGTTTTTGTACCATTATAACCTTTTCATGCATTGAACTTTCATTCGTATTTGAATCATTGACAGTAATATTTAGCAGTATGTCATCGGGGAAAATGCTTTTTACAGTCAAGGTCAGGTTCTTGCTTTCATTTGACTTAAGACTAGGGATGTACCATGTGTTGTTGTCATAATCCACGTTGTCCGATGAGATATACACGAGATTATCTGGAAGTACATTTGTCAATATGATGTTGCTGCCATTTGCCTCTTGGGTATTTCTGATGAGGATTGTGTAATTAAATGGCGTATCGTATTCTATGGCTTCTGGTGATATTATTTGAACATCATATTCTGGATATAACATTTCTATTATTATATTTTTGTCACAATTTTTGTAATTGGGGACATCTTCGAATATCATTCTAAAATTTGATGAATTATTGATTATTTCAGTAATATGAATATTGTATCCGTTTGAATAAACATTGGAATATGATAAACAAGAGTCATTTAAGTATAGGCTTACCTTACCTGTTGTAACGCTTGTATTATATACTTCTTTTGTCTTTATAATTCCTGTTATTTGAATATCCTCATCATAATTGAAGATATAATTATCATCACAGATTATTTGTGAAAACAGTCTATTTCCAATATATGTATTGTCTGATGCTTTGATATGTTCAACACTACCCTCATATAATTCTTCACATGTGTTGTTGACGTATGTGGTATTTTTGATTATTGTGGTTGCAATTATCTCTTTACATATATGATTTGAGGTATTGTTGGTGAATATGGAATCTTGAATGCTTATCGTAGCATTTTCATTAATGTTTTCTGTAAGTGTATCGCCTGCATTATTGGACGTTATTGATGAATTTAAGATGAGTGCCTCATGGTTATTCATAACAATAATTCCATTATTCTCCTGGATTTGTGAATTTGTTATGTTCAACTGGTTATTGTTATAAAACAGCGATTTGCTCACATTGTTTTCTGATATTGATGAATTTCCTATTGAAACATTACCGTTGCTGTAGATTAATCCATTGGATAGATGTCTGTATATTTGACATTTTGACAAGTCTATCTGACCGTTTTCAAGCAGATAACATATTGGATATTCTCCCTTGTTTGATTCAAAGTGTGTATCTTCAACACTTATATTGGAGTTCAGATTGTATATTGTGGAGCTATTTGCAGTATTGTTTTTAAACAGACAATTTTGAATTACTGTGCTTTTGCTGTATAAACAATAGATTGCCGATCCATCACTTGAGGTGTTGTTTTCGAATGTTGAATCCGTTATTGTCAGGTTGTTTGAATTGTATATTGCAGCTCCTCCAAACGTTATGGCATCAAGTGTATTGTTTATGAACTTGCAGTTATTTATATTCATTAAACCCGAGTTGTATATTGCTCCACCCGATGAAGAATTGTTGTACTTGGAATATGTGTCTTTTATGGTAATGTCATTAAGTATACAATTTCCAAGATTCCTTATCGCATTTGCCCTGTTGGATTGGGTGTTGGTTATCGTTAGATTATTGATTATTAGTGTGTTTGATTTTTGGATGGATATGAATGCTTTCTGGTTATTTCCATTTATGATATTGTTGTTACCGTTAATGGTTATTGTAATTGCCTTTCTTGTGCCCTTGATATCAATGTCCTGTGTGATGTCGTAGTTTCCATCCTTCAGGTTTATCGTTTTGTTTTTACTTTGGGAATTTGCCGTTGCGATTGAATCGTATAGTTCTTCATATGAGTTCACGTCAACTGTTTCCTCGTCTTGTTTCAATGATTTTTCCTGAACGTTTATACTTTTTTGAACGTTTTTTTCAATCTCCACATCCTGTGTATCAGTATCGTCATTTGCACTTATTGTACTTGCAGTTATAATTATTGTGATTATCATCAGCATTGTAAATATTAATTTTTTATTATTCATTTTTTTATATCATACTCCTATACAATTAATAGTATTATGTAGACAATATTAAACATTGTCCAAAATTAATTATAATTTTTATACTATTTATACTTTTTCAATAATTCATTTGATAATAGTTATATTTTTTTTATATTTGTATGAAAGTTTTAATAGGATGTAATCCATATATACAATATGAGAATTGAAAAATCATATACATAAAACGGGTTTAATTTACATGACAAAATATGATAAAAGTACATGTGTAAAGGTAAACAAAGATAAAATGGATTTAATCAAGAAAAAAGGATTAAATTTACAAGATATCTTGGATAAAGCAATGGATGAAGAATTAAAGCTAAACAAAGATGAAATAACAAAAGAATCAATCAAAGAAATAAATGAAAAAATCAATAAGTTGACCCACAAAAAAGAAGAGAGAATGGAAGAATATCAGAAAAAGATAGACAGCATAACAAGAACAATAAACGAATCAAAAATACATGAAGAAAAAATGTATGATGAGAAAATAGAATATCTGAAGACAAAAAAATACTATTTTGAAAAAACACTAAACAATGGGGGACTGTAATGGAAGAAACTCAATGGAGAGTCAAAGGACCACTGGAATTGGATGATGATAAATGGGCTGAAAAATTCTCAAAAGCAGCCAACTTGCAATATGAACTAAACCATCTACATCCCTCACAAATTCAACGAAAGAAAGAACTGTTACATGAATTATTCGGTCAAATAGGTGAAAACACGGAAGTACTACTGCCCTTCTACTGTAACGTGGGAACAAACATAAAAATAGGAAAAGGATCATTTATCAATACAAACAACAACTACCTTGACACGGATTCAATAGAAATCGGTGACTACACACTACTGGCACAGGGTGTAAACATAATCTGTGCAAATCATCCCGTGAGTACAAAAGAACGCATAGTGCCCGTAGATGACAAACTGGATGATGGAAAATATGCCTACATCAACGAAGAGGGAAACTTCGACGACTCGATAGAATACACATTCGTAAACACAAGAAGTCCTGTAAAAATAGGCGACAGATGCTGGATAGGTGCAAATGTAATAATCTTGCCTGGTGTAACAATCGGAAACAATGTGGTAATAGGTTCAGGCAGTATAGTAACCAAGGATATTCCTGACAATTCAATAGCAGTAGGAAATCCTGCAAAAGTAATAAGACAAAACGATTAGGATAAATTAACTGATAACAAATTGAAAGATGAATTAAGCGATTATTTAAAAAAAATTACGTAATAATATAGGAGTAAATGGAGAGATTAATTATGAAAAAGATGGGTTTTGGAATGATGAGATTACCATTAACTGATGAAAACGACTTAAAATCAATAAATCAGGAAGAAGTAAATAAGATGGCAGATATATTTATGGAAAACGGATTTAACTACTTTGACACCGCATATCCGTATCATGATGGATTAAGTGAGGTGGCCCTTAAAAAGGCAGTGGTTGAAAGATATCCACGAGATTCATTTGTCATAGCAGATAAACTGCCACTGTTTTTAATAACAAAAGATGAACAATTGGAACAAATATTCAACCAACAACTGGAACGCTGTGGAGTAGATTACTTCGACTATTACCTTTTGCATAATGTAAGCGGATTCTCTGAGGCAGGATTTATAGATGTTGACTCATTTTCATTCGTAAAGAAATTAAAGGAAGATGGAAAAATAAAAAAGATGGGACTATCGACACACGCCAATGCAGAATACCTGGACAACATACTAAAAAATCATCCTGAGATAGAATTCGTACAACTGCAGGTAAACTACCTTGACTGGGAAAACGATGGAGTAGAATCAAGAAAATGCGTAGAAGTGGCAAAAAAATACAATCTGCCTGTAATCGTGATGGAACCGCTAAAAGGCGGATTTCTTGCAAACATACCACCAGAAGCCGAAAAAATAATGAAGGAATACAATCCGGATGCATCAGCAGTATCCTGGGCATTAAAATACGTGGCCAGCATGGATGAAGTATTCATGGTATTAAATGGGGTAAGCAGTCTTGAACAAATGGAAGAAAACATAAAAATCATGGATTCCCACGAGAAATTAAACCCTGATGAATATGAAATAATATCCAGTGTAATTGACATAATAAACAGCAAAATAACAGTACCATGTACAAAATGCAACTACTGCATAAGCACTTGTCCGGTAAACATCAACATTCCAAAATTATTCGATTTTTACAACAATCAAAAAATAGAAAATATCCAAACATTTACGGCAGTGGGTAATGCATATGTAAATTACTCAAAAATAGAGTCAAATGGAATAGCATCAGAATGTATACAATGCGGCAAATGCGTAAAGGAATGTCCACAACATATAAATATCCCAGAAGTCATGGAAGATGTTAAAAAGACTTTTGAAATACCACTATATGGATTTAAAGAAGAGGAATAATCCTCTTCCAATCTTCTATTTCAGTACAAATAACTTATTTTATAATAATACTTCTCCGGTGATTTAATGAAAAAATTAGGCTTCGGAACCATGAGATTGGAATTGGTCAATCATGATACGAAAGAGATTAACATAGATTTATTTAAACAAATGATCGATTGCTTCATGGATGCCGGTTACAACTACTTTGACACGGCATACACCTATCTAAACGGCAACAGTGAAAAGGCACTAAAAAAAGCTCTGGTTGAACGCCATCGGCGGGAATCATTTTTTCTGGCAGATAAATTGCCGATATTCAATCTAAATAATGCTTCAGAAATGGAAGAGATATTCAATACCCAACTAAAACGATGTGGGGTCGAATACTTCGATTATTACATGTTGCATAACGTAAGTACAAAACATCAAAGCAAATTCACCGATATTGACTCCTTCAAATTTATTTTAAATAAGAAGAAAGAGGGAAAAATCCGGCACATCGGCATATCCTGTCATGATGATGCAAAATTTCTGGATAACATCCTCAAAAAACATCCGGAAATAGAATTCGTACAACTGCAAATAAATTACCTGGACTGGAATGATGAGATAATCCAATCAAAGGCATGTTATGAAGTGGCATTAGAACATGATGTCGACATAATCATAATGGAACCGCTTAAAGGGGGGCTGATGTCCTATGAGGATTCTGACATACTTAAGGAATTTGACAAACATTCCTCCAGAAAGGCGGTGGACTTGGCATTTTCTTTTTGCAAGCACTTGGATAATGTAATGGTTGTATTAAGTGGTATGAACAATATGAGTAACCTTTTGGAAAATATCAGAATATTTGAGGATGATAAAAAATTGTCAGAGGATGATTTGGAGTTTCTTGACAGGATAAACCGGTTAATGCATTCATACGATTTAATCAAATGCACGGGATGTAATTACTGCATTGACCATTGTCCGAAAGCCATAAAGATACCTGATTTTTTAAAGTTATACAACACCCAAAAAACCAGTAAAAATCACTCCGTAGGGATGTATTACAGGAATATGATAACCAGGTATTCCTCCAGTCCAAAAGATTGCATAAACTGTGGAAATTGCACTAAATTCTGTCCGCAGGATATTGATATTCCAAAATACATGGATGAAATAACCACCCTTTTCAAATAACTCTTTTTAATAAAAACATTGTTTCTAACTATTTTTTCATATTTATACTTTTACAAAAAAATTATAAAAAATATTTGATATTTTATCATAATAATTTAATATATGAAATTACAAATATATTATTACATATTTTATAGTTGAAAATAATAGAATATACTGTAGTTTAATAAATTCTAAGGATTTTCTATATTTTCAATAGTTTGTATAAAATATGTATTATATTAATATAATTAAAGATGTTTAACATGTTGAAAAATAAAACAAAAATGTTTTTATTATTTTCATTAGTGTTAATCACTATGATTGGAATGACAGCTATTGCAGCTGCTGATGTAGATGATTCTACAAGTGATGCACAGATTAGTGATGCTTCCAGTCAAGTAGGCGATACAATTAGTGATTTTACTAGTGACAATAGTAATAAACTAATAGAACAAACTGGTAATACAAAGACAGTTAAAAATGAAGGAGAAAGTGGAACACTATCTGATTTACAATCGGATATTGGTTCTGCTACAGATAGTATAACTCTTCAAAAAGATTATACTAGTACAAGTGATGAACAACCATTTGTAATAGCAAAAGATTTGACTATTGAAGGAAATGGAAAAACAATCACAGCGGTAAACGGTGCATTCAACATATCAAGTGGAAATACAGTATCAATCAAAAACTTAGTTTTCACGGGTAAAAATGGTGTACCTGCCATGATAAAAGTTGACGGTATATTAAACCTAGAAAATGTAACGTTCCAGGATTGTTTCAGTAGTACCTATGCAAATGCGGCTGTTTTAAATATCACGGCAAATGCAGTTGTTACCATGGATGGATGTAGTATTAATAATACTTGTTCAACCAAAGCAGCAGTGGGAGTTGCTGCTGAAGCTAAATTAGATGTTAAAAATAGTAATTTTACTGATATTGTAGCACTTAATGCTCCTATAGGTACATATGGTAATGGTGCAAACATTACTGTTGATAACTGTTACTTCTATAATTCCAGCAGAGTAAATTATGGTGCAGCCATATACATGGATAACTCAGGTTATTTAACAGTTAACAATACACTTATTGAAAACTGTTCTGCCGGTACGAGGGGGGCCATATATACAAGTGCAGTAACCAATATAGAAAATACTGTTGTAACAGGATTAAACCTTACAACCTCATCTGCTCAGTATAGCAGAGGTTCTGGTTTATGGATTGAAACAAGTACTGCAAATGTGTATCTTAAAAATAACACTTTTACCAATGGTCAAATACTAAAAGATGAGGGTATATACACCAGAAATGGATTTATCAATTCCACAGTTAAAGTGACTGTTGCAGATTATTCATTTGATGAAGGAGAAACCCCTGTATTTGTAGCATTTGTTACCGATGATAATGGTAATAAGATAGGTGGAGGAAATGTTGTTTTCACCACTGAAGATAAAACATACACGGCAACACTTGAAAACGGTACAGCATCTGTAACGGCATCCGACCTTGCATTAGATAATACTTACCGTGTAAAGGCAGTCTATCAAAGAACTCCTGAAGAAGTACAGGAAATCACTGAAGGTGTAATTACCTATGGTAATGTACTTCCGGCAATGACTGACTACACCTCCATGCAGGAAGTTATAAATTCACAGGAAGCACAAGCAGTTGTAAAATTAAACAACAACATTACACGTGCTGAAGGTGAAGAAAAAGTTGTCATTGATAAAGATTTAACAATCAATGGTGCAAAACTGGTAATTGATGCAAGTCAAGGAACAGTATTTGAAATAACCAACGGTGCAACAGTAACCATTAATGATTTAACAATCACCAACGCTGAAAGTGCTAATGTAATAAACATTACAAACGGTAACTTGATATTGGAAAATGTTGTAATTAAAGATACTACAGTAACACCTGAATATGCAGTAGGAGCACTTATTGCAGTAAAACCGGGCAGCAGTTTATTATTAGAAAATTCAATCATTGAAAATATCAGTGGTCCATTGATTGATGCAAACGGAACAACAGGTATTGGAGATACGATTTTCAGAAACATAAACGGCGGATCAGCCAACGGTGAAATATATGTAAGAAGCAATTTAACCATGAGTGGTTCAACAGTAGAAAACTGTACAGCTTACAGTGGATTCTTATATTCAGCAGCTTCACTTTCAGCATTCAGGATGAATGGAAAATTAGTTATAAATAACTGTACATTCGTCAACAATGTTATTACAACAGGTAATGCAGTAGTAAGTGTTGCTAATAACACGGAAATCTACAACTCCAAATTCATTGGAAATAAGGCAACCAGGGATTCTTCCTATGCTTCAGCAATAGGAATAAGCGGTTCATCCGACCAAACAGTTACAATGAATGTCATCAGCTGTTACTTCGAAAACAACACCTGTGAAGGGGACGAAGGTAACACTGCCATTGCAGGAGCACACTCCATTATGAACGTTACTAACTCAGTCTTCCTAAGAAATGATACCAAACCATTCTTCAGTTATTCAACACCAGAATACGGTGCTAAAGCCATATTAAACGGCAACTATTGGGGTACAAATAACACACTTGAAGATGGTGCAGTTGTCACTGAAGGTAATGAATATGATGAGTGGGAAGATGAATGGGTAACCACACAATATGACGTTACAATAGACAATTGGGTAGTAATCAACACTGAAGTTACACAATTTGAAGACAATAACATGAAATATAATGTTGTCACAACAGCATCAAGTATGGATACAAACGGTCAAACAAGTGAATTAACACAAAGTTTACCTAACTGTATAAATGTAAGTTATCAGGCAACAGCCGGTAGATTCGATAGTAATACTGTAACAATATCCAATAATGTTGCAAATAACGTATTTACTAGCGGATTGGAAGCTTCCACAGTAACCGTAAGTGTTCCAAATATTGAACAAACATTCGAATTGGAAGCACCTGAAATAGATGAAAGCAATTATTTCGGATTGGAATTAATGATAGATGGTACACCTGACGGCGAAACATTTACCTTTACAAGAGATTGTACAAGAGGGGAATCAGAAAACAATGTCACCATTGAAAACAGAAATATTGTAATAGATGGTAACGGTCATACTATTGATGAAAACAATGGCAGATTGTTCATGATTCAAAATTCAAACGTAACTCTTAAAAACCTAATCATCAAAAATGCAGGTACAACCTACAACCCATCCGTACTACAGATATGGACCGGTAACCTGGTAATGGAAAACGTCACAATCGTAAACAGTACCGCCTCTTCAAGCGGTGGAGCATTAGTATATATCAGTGCAGACTCAAATGCAACAATTAACGGCGTAACATTTGAAAACAACACTGCTAGATTCATATCAAATGTAGGTACAACCCTAATAAATAACTCTGTAGTAAAAAATACCAATGCAAACACGTCTTCAATGATTTATTGGGCATTCAACAATGGTCCGTTAACCATTGAAAACACAGTATTTGATAGTAACACTGGTTATTCTGCAGGATTTGCAGCAAATACGAATTCAGTATTAACTATGAACAACGTAACATTTACCAACAATACCATTTCAACAACAGGAAACGGTATTGTATTACATAGTAACGGTACTTTAACCATAAACAATTCCAATTTTGTCGAAAATACCAAGAATGATAGTGGAGCATTAAAAGGACTGATATATATAAGAGCAGATACAATTATTGACAATACATTATTTGAAGATAATTGTCTATACTCAACAAGTACAAGTTCATACTCCACAGGTCAAGGTATGGTATACATAGATAAATCAGGAACAAAATTAAACGTTACCAATTCAGCATTCATCAACAACATAGCAAATAATGGAAGTGCAATATTCAATTATTACGGAATATTCAATATGTCAAATTCAGTGATTATTGGAAGTCCAACTGATAATTTAATATACACGGATTATTCCACATCTTATGCTAATGATAACTGGTGGGGTGCTAATGAAGTACCTAGAGACCAATTCAGAACTACTTCAAGTTATAAGGTAATTACAGATTCATGGGTAATCATGGAAGCTGAAGCTAGTGAAGTAGCCGATGATAAAACAACAATTACAACCACATTAAACAAAGTAA is part of the Methanosphaera sp. BMS genome and harbors:
- a CDS encoding right-handed parallel beta-helix repeat-containing protein; amino-acid sequence: MNNKKLIFTMLMIITIIITASTISANDDTDTQDVEIEKNVQKSINVQEKSLKQDEETVDVNSYEELYDSIATANSQSKNKTINLKDGNYDITQDIDIKGTRKAITITINGNNNIINGNNQKAFISIQKSNTLIINNLTITNTQSNRANAIRNLGNCILNDITIKDTYSKYNNSSSGGAIYNSGLMNINNCKFINNTLDAITFGGAAIYNSNNLTITDSTFENNTSSDGSAIYCLYSKSTVIQNCLFKNNTANSSTIYNLNSNISVEDTHFESNKGEYPICYLLENGQIDLSKCQIYRHLSNGLIYSNGNVSIGNSSISENNVSKSLFYNNNQLNITNSQIQENNGIIVMNNHEALILNSSITSNNAGDTLTENINENATISIQDSIFTNNTSNHICKEIIATTIIKNTTYVNNTCEELYEGSVEHIKASDNTYIGNRLFSQIICDDNYIFNYDEDIQITGIIKTKEVYNTSVTTGKVSLYLNDSCLSYSNVYSNGYNIHITEIINNSSNFRMIFEDVPNYKNCDKNIIIEMLYPEYDVQIISPEAIEYDTPFNYTILIRNTQEANGSNIILTNVLPDNLVYISSDNVDYDNNTWYIPSLKSNESKNLTLTVKSIFPDDILLNITVNDSNTNESSMHEKVIMVQKPALYMNVSDNCENISIADKLRLNISIANNGSGKSGNINVTITMAGIIVYNNIINPINSNEIINVNYDSIINKTGKYNMTLTIHDEVFNLTKHKSYEFDIKKPELIVDKVYVHVNDSINLTAHTTNMNSLDNSTIIFKVNNLTIINYQIITDGSDICLKDFIIPSNWKKRNYTLEVKLYKKGLESVLSGTSSINILKLNVYSVVYEVTGFPNDRITLKATITDERNQKVDMGIARFKINGITIRQTIHVRNGVAILEDYVIPSNYRGPKYNLSLVYGENNLYHSNRNYSTITLEKEESDIDITNTTFIRRQNFTVYARIYRKSNNESAYGGKAIVKINRKTVSPALDVSNGEISFTYPNIPTSHIDCIIVCYSGNNILLGSRKIVGINKFNYR
- a CDS encoding sugar O-acetyltransferase; translated protein: MEETQWRVKGPLELDDDKWAEKFSKAANLQYELNHLHPSQIQRKKELLHELFGQIGENTEVLLPFYCNVGTNIKIGKGSFINTNNNYLDTDSIEIGDYTLLAQGVNIICANHPVSTKERIVPVDDKLDDGKYAYINEEGNFDDSIEYTFVNTRSPVKIGDRCWIGANVIILPGVTIGNNVVIGSGSIVTKDIPDNSIAVGNPAKVIRQND
- a CDS encoding aldo/keto reductase, with product MKKMGFGMMRLPLTDENDLKSINQEEVNKMADIFMENGFNYFDTAYPYHDGLSEVALKKAVVERYPRDSFVIADKLPLFLITKDEQLEQIFNQQLERCGVDYFDYYLLHNVSGFSEAGFIDVDSFSFVKKLKEDGKIKKMGLSTHANAEYLDNILKNHPEIEFVQLQVNYLDWENDGVESRKCVEVAKKYNLPVIVMEPLKGGFLANIPPEAEKIMKEYNPDASAVSWALKYVASMDEVFMVLNGVSSLEQMEENIKIMDSHEKLNPDEYEIISSVIDIINSKITVPCTKCNYCISTCPVNINIPKLFDFYNNQKIENIQTFTAVGNAYVNYSKIESNGIASECIQCGKCVKECPQHINIPEVMEDVKKTFEIPLYGFKEEE
- a CDS encoding aldo/keto reductase: MKKLGFGTMRLELVNHDTKEINIDLFKQMIDCFMDAGYNYFDTAYTYLNGNSEKALKKALVERHRRESFFLADKLPIFNLNNASEMEEIFNTQLKRCGVEYFDYYMLHNVSTKHQSKFTDIDSFKFILNKKKEGKIRHIGISCHDDAKFLDNILKKHPEIEFVQLQINYLDWNDEIIQSKACYEVALEHDVDIIIMEPLKGGLMSYEDSDILKEFDKHSSRKAVDLAFSFCKHLDNVMVVLSGMNNMSNLLENIRIFEDDKKLSEDDLEFLDRINRLMHSYDLIKCTGCNYCIDHCPKAIKIPDFLKLYNTQKTSKNHSVGMYYRNMITRYSSSPKDCINCGNCTKFCPQDIDIPKYMDEITTLFK